A section of the Longimicrobiales bacterium genome encodes:
- a CDS encoding cbb3-type cytochrome c oxidase subunit II, whose amino-acid sequence MSRHGDYMARAALVALGAFAIMASAITILVVIPKIMLREVRAMPELAPYTDEQLRGREVYIANGCLYCHSQQIRDPAFTTDVDRGWGSRPTVPEDYVYDRPHLLGTMRTGPDLINVGQRLPSEDWHLIHLYDPRAVVEWSTMPAFPFLFEERRPEDVGPEDRVVPLTGPRAPEGVVIVAKPEALALTAYLISLNRQYPVADSLRAQDQMLGGDGHSGAGGSHD is encoded by the coding sequence TGGCCCGCGCCGCCCTCGTGGCGCTCGGCGCGTTCGCGATCATGGCGAGCGCCATCACGATCCTGGTCGTGATCCCGAAGATCATGCTGCGGGAAGTGAGGGCGATGCCGGAGCTGGCGCCGTACACGGACGAGCAGCTCCGTGGGCGGGAGGTGTACATCGCGAACGGCTGTCTGTACTGCCACTCGCAGCAGATTCGCGATCCCGCCTTCACGACGGACGTCGATCGCGGCTGGGGCAGCCGGCCCACGGTGCCCGAAGACTACGTCTATGACCGGCCGCATCTGCTGGGCACGATGCGCACGGGTCCGGACCTGATCAACGTCGGTCAGCGCCTCCCCAGCGAGGACTGGCACCTCATTCACCTCTACGACCCGCGCGCGGTCGTCGAATGGTCCACGATGCCGGCGTTCCCGTTCCTGTTCGAGGAGCGGAGGCCGGAGGATGTCGGCCCCGAGGACAGGGTCGTGCCGCTGACCGGACCGCGCGCGCCCGAGGGCGTCGTCATCGTCGCGAAACCCGAGGCGCTGGCCCTCACCGCATACCTGATCTCGCTCAACCGGCAGTACCCGGTGGCGGATTCGTTGCGCGCCCAGGACCAGATGCTCGGTGGTGACGGACACAGTGGTGCGGGAGGTTCGCATGACTGA
- a CDS encoding cytochrome c: protein MTDVQGPRREDPVPEAGHTYDLQPDVERLHRAIYREPRDPIEGRERVPWFFTAAVALALFWGGWYLGRHGGEFGLATHIALSGRDVGTAASVSAQTTAAVADPVAAGERVYSNNCTSCHQASAQGIPGAFPPLVASEWVTGSPQTLTRILLHGLQGPIEVAGQAYNGAMPAWKDLLKDEEIAAVATYLRQLGSNAAPPVTVEEVSALRASHADRTAMWTADELMQAEAGAAAEGDSTQATRGGAQ, encoded by the coding sequence ATGACTGACGTGCAGGGGCCGCGGCGGGAGGATCCGGTGCCCGAGGCCGGCCACACCTATGATCTCCAGCCTGACGTCGAGCGCCTCCACCGGGCGATCTACCGGGAGCCGCGAGACCCGATCGAGGGGCGGGAGCGCGTACCGTGGTTCTTCACTGCAGCAGTCGCACTGGCCCTCTTCTGGGGTGGCTGGTACCTCGGTCGTCACGGCGGCGAGTTCGGACTGGCCACGCATATTGCACTGAGCGGCCGCGACGTCGGAACCGCCGCGAGCGTCAGCGCACAGACGACGGCTGCGGTAGCCGATCCGGTCGCTGCCGGTGAGCGCGTTTACTCCAACAACTGTACGAGTTGTCATCAGGCGTCGGCGCAGGGGATACCGGGCGCGTTCCCGCCCCTCGTCGCATCCGAGTGGGTGACTGGCTCTCCGCAAACCCTGACGCGTATCCTCCTGCACGGACTGCAGGGTCCGATCGAAGTGGCAGGCCAGGCCTACAATGGAGCAATGCCTGCGTGGAAGGATCTGCTCAAGGACGAGGAGATCGCTGCCGTCGCGACGTATCTGCGCCAGCTCGGCTCCAACGCGGCACCGCCTGTCACGGTCGAGGAAGTGTCGGCGCTGCGAGCAAGCCATGCCGACCGCACCGCGATGTGGACTGCCGATGAGCTGATGCAGGCAGAAGCGGGTGCCGCGGCGGAGGGCGATTCAACGCAAGCCACGCGCGGAGGTGCGCAATGA